In Megalops cyprinoides isolate fMegCyp1 chromosome 16, fMegCyp1.pri, whole genome shotgun sequence, the genomic window cctttttttttttttagtaaaaatgcaaatgaagtaGTGCAGTCGTATGTACACACTGAaggacaacagcaacaacatggcaaataattcaaataagtTGACAGGCAGAAGCCTTGCACTGTGCGTAAATTACATGCATCCCTTATGTGCTGCCACTCAGTTTTAATAATGGTTTATAATACTTGTTATTAAACATGTTACATGGATATAGCCCAAAAGTGAATTATATAGGGCAAGCACTGCAGGAAAGGAAGAGGACTTGAAATGAGATGGGCCAAGAACACAAAAATTACAAGACAAGACAAATACAGTTCTTTACAGAACTGTAAGGTGTCATCAGATGAGGTGACCAGTTTTCACCTTGATCAAAGTTGAGTTTCTTGGCAGGGGTGCCCTCGCCCAACCCCTCTATGTCTACGAGGTCGCTGTTCACGTCCGAGTCATTGAGCGCGCTCAAAGTCACGTCtgctggaacacacagacaggagtgTAAATATGGACACACCGAGGTGGGagcacaaaaatgtatgcagttagccaaaaaggaaaaaacacaactgcaaagagaaagagaggtcaAATTAAAGTGGCCTGTGAATACTGCCATATTTTGTCCATATCCATATAACTGAACACCAATTGCATTAACCATGTATTCATTAATGCTTTATACCTTGTCATGTTCAAAAAGATGCCTTTACTACAGCATagaacataattaaataaaactatgGCTTCATAAAATCCCAAATCCAAATCTACAGTCACAGCTACCTGCTGTCTTCTGTTTCTTGATAGCCGGTGGGGCAGAGGAGGGACCCTGAAGCCCTGTTGTCACGACAACCTGGGAGGTGGGCACGGTGATGACGGCAGGGGGGGCGGCCGAGGCCACGACCGTCTTCTTGGTGGATTTCTTGGGGGAGTCAGAGGAGAGGGGCACCCCGCTGTCCTCATAT contains:
- the LOC118790764 gene encoding chromatin complexes subunit BAP18-like isoform X7; this encodes MTSASTKVGEIFSAAGAAFTKLGELTMQLHPVADSSPAGAQIKTTVKRKLYEDSGVPLSSDSPKKSTKKTVVASAAPPAVITVPTSQVVVTTGLQGPSSAPPAIKKQKTADVTLSALNDSDVNSDLVDIEGLGEGTPAKKLNFDQESLSLDSSFIMNSSDLPLLSR
- the LOC118790764 gene encoding chromatin complexes subunit BAP18-like isoform X5; amino-acid sequence: MTSASTKVGEIFSAAGAAFTKLGELTMQLHPVADSSPAGRAQIKTTVKRKLYEDSGVPLSSDSPKKSTKKTVVASAAPPAVITVPTSQVVVTTGLQGPSSAPPAIKKQKTAADVTLSALNDSDVNSDLVDIEGLGEGTPAKKLNFDQESLSLDSSFIMNSSDLPLLSR
- the LOC118790764 gene encoding chromatin complexes subunit BAP18-like isoform X6, whose amino-acid sequence is MTSASTKVGEIFSAAGAAFTKLGELTMQLHPVADSSPAGAQIKTTVKRKLYEDSGVPLSSDSPKKSTKKTVVASAAPPAVITVPTSQVVVTTGLQGPSSAPPAIKKQKTAADVTLSALNDSDVNSDLVDIEGLGEGTPAKKLNFDQESLSLDSSFIMNSSDLPLLSR